A section of the Streptomyces xinghaiensis S187 genome encodes:
- a CDS encoding RNA polymerase sigma factor, producing the protein MLGDDAELTAAVHAAQDGSETAFRAVYRAVHPRLLGYVRTLVGEPDSEDVTSEAWLQIARDLGRFSGDADRFRGWAARIARNRALDHIRMRGRRPAVSGDETELADRAADADTASEALEALGTGRTLRLIAQLPQDQAEAVVLRVVVGLDAKSAAHVLGKRAGAVRTAAHRGLRRLAELLDETAAADGLPAVGERTARQGGLDGVPPQRGPRSDTAAAGVTETYVRTQKDM; encoded by the coding sequence GTGCTGGGGGACGACGCGGAGCTGACCGCCGCAGTGCACGCGGCACAGGACGGAAGCGAGACCGCCTTCCGTGCTGTCTACCGCGCCGTGCACCCGCGGTTGCTGGGCTATGTCCGGACACTGGTCGGCGAGCCCGACTCGGAGGACGTGACATCCGAGGCCTGGCTGCAGATAGCGCGTGACCTGGGCCGGTTCAGCGGCGACGCGGACCGCTTCCGGGGCTGGGCCGCGCGCATCGCGCGCAACCGGGCGCTCGACCACATCCGGATGCGCGGCCGGCGCCCCGCCGTCAGCGGCGACGAGACCGAACTGGCGGACCGCGCGGCCGACGCCGACACCGCCTCCGAGGCCCTGGAAGCCCTCGGCACCGGCCGCACGCTCCGGCTCATCGCCCAGCTCCCGCAGGACCAGGCCGAGGCCGTGGTGCTGCGGGTCGTCGTGGGGCTGGACGCGAAGAGCGCGGCCCATGTGCTGGGCAAGCGCGCCGGCGCGGTGCGCACGGCCGCCCACCGGGGCCTGCGGCGGCTCGCCGAACTCCTCGACGAGACGGCGGCCGCCGACGGCCTCCCTGCCGTCGGCGAGCGCACCGCACGCCAGGGCGGACTGGACGGCGTGCCTCCGCAGCGCGGCCCGAGGAGTGATACGGCGGCGGCCGGTGTGACGGAAACGTATGTGCGGACGCAGAAGGACATGTGA
- the map gene encoding type I methionyl aminopeptidase: MVEIKTDTALEAMREAGRVVAHALAAARDAAGVGVSLRELDEAARAVLSEAGARSPFLGYRPSFAPTPFPAVICTSVNEAVVHGIPTDDRLRDGDLVSIDCGAELDGWTGDAAISFTVGTPRPADLELIGATEKALAAGIAAAVTGRRIGDISHAIQSVALAARCGMPRDFGGHGIGRRMHEDPHVPNRGRPGRGFPLRHGLVLALEPMFMAGGGDDYRTEPDGWTLSTTDGSRAAHVEHTVAITEDGPRVLTLP, encoded by the coding sequence ATGGTGGAGATCAAGACCGATACGGCGCTGGAAGCGATGCGGGAAGCCGGGCGCGTCGTGGCCCACGCGCTCGCCGCCGCCCGGGACGCGGCGGGCGTGGGGGTGTCACTGCGCGAACTCGACGAGGCGGCCCGCGCCGTGCTGTCCGAAGCCGGGGCGCGCTCTCCCTTCCTCGGCTATCGGCCGTCCTTCGCGCCCACCCCGTTTCCGGCGGTGATCTGCACCTCCGTCAACGAGGCCGTCGTCCACGGAATCCCCACCGATGACAGGCTCCGGGACGGCGATCTGGTGAGTATCGACTGCGGGGCGGAGCTGGACGGCTGGACGGGGGATGCCGCCATCAGCTTCACCGTCGGCACGCCCCGGCCGGCCGATCTGGAGCTGATCGGGGCCACCGAGAAAGCGCTCGCCGCGGGGATCGCCGCGGCGGTAACCGGCCGGCGGATCGGTGACATCTCCCACGCCATCCAGTCCGTCGCGCTGGCGGCCCGCTGCGGTATGCCCCGGGACTTCGGCGGGCACGGCATCGGCCGGCGCATGCACGAGGACCCGCACGTCCCCAACCGCGGTCGTCCCGGACGGGGTTTCCCGCTGCGCCACGGCCTGGTGCTGGCCCTGGAGCCGATGTTCATGGCGGGCGGGGGCGACGACTACCGGACCGAACCGGACGGCTGGACGCTGTCCACCACGGACGGCAGCCGGGCGGCCCATGTCGAGCACACCGTCGCGATCACGGAGGACGGCCCCCGTGTCCTGACCCTGCCCTGA
- a CDS encoding FadR/GntR family transcriptional regulator gives MTSGQERGLHAKLLATLGPAIASGEYPPGTVLRTDELEQRFDVSRTVVREAVRVLESMRLVESRRRVGVTVRPTEEWNVFDPQVIRWRLAGTDRPRQLRSLTVLRSAVEPVAAGLAARLATAEQCAELTGHALGMVATSRGGQLESYLVHDVAFHRVVLRASGNEMFAKLGDVVAEVLTGRTQHRVMFSDPDPAAVTLHVQVAEAVRARDEERAERLTREITVGAMAELDVLAP, from the coding sequence ATGACCAGCGGCCAGGAGCGGGGACTGCACGCGAAGCTGCTGGCGACGCTCGGCCCCGCGATCGCGTCGGGTGAGTACCCGCCGGGAACGGTGCTGCGCACGGACGAGCTCGAACAGCGCTTCGACGTCTCGCGGACCGTCGTCCGGGAGGCGGTACGCGTCCTGGAGTCGATGCGGCTGGTGGAGTCCCGGCGCCGGGTGGGGGTCACCGTGCGGCCCACGGAGGAGTGGAACGTCTTCGATCCCCAGGTGATCCGCTGGCGGCTGGCAGGCACCGACCGGCCGCGGCAGCTCCGTTCGCTGACCGTGCTGCGCTCGGCGGTCGAACCCGTCGCGGCCGGACTGGCCGCCCGGCTGGCGACGGCCGAGCAGTGCGCGGAGCTCACCGGGCACGCGCTGGGCATGGTGGCGACCTCGCGCGGCGGGCAGCTGGAGTCCTATCTGGTGCACGACGTGGCATTCCACCGCGTCGTGCTGCGGGCCTCGGGCAATGAGATGTTCGCCAAGCTGGGCGACGTCGTGGCCGAGGTGCTGACCGGCCGCACACAGCACCGGGTGATGTTCAGCGACCCCGACCCGGCCGCCGTCACCCTGCACGTCCAGGTCGCGGAGGCGGTACGGGCCCGGGACGAGGAACGCGCGGAGCGGCTGACCCGGGAGATCACGGTCGGTGCCATGGCCGAACTGGATGTGCTGGCGCCGTAG
- a CDS encoding GntP family permease, protein MEAIDPAYGTATLLLIAAGAVALLLFLIMKVKLHAFVALVLVSVLTALVVGFPLTGIPAAMMFGFSSTLGSVALLVAFGVMLGRLMEVTGGAQVLADTLIGRFGEKRAPLALGVAALLFGFPIFFDAGLVVFLPIILTVARRFGGSLLLYALPAAGAFAAMHAIVPPHPGPVAAAEALGGSVGVILLVGIPVAVASWYVGVLLVSRYLGARIDVSVPVALFGEVNDGRGQGARDGEEETGDGAGSGAAARMDRKPPSFRTVLLLLLVPLVLISFDTVLDTLTVTGVLEEGESWAAFLSLLGHTPVALLITVLVAIAVLGRPRARMTEVTKILDDALGPICSIILITGAGGMFGGVLRLSGIGDALSGSLADLGISLIVQAFVIATLLRVAQGSATVALTTTAGLIAGAVAEAGLGDFRTALIVIAIAAGATVLSHVNDSGFWLVSRFFGMDEKTTLKTWTVMETTLGLSAFVIALGFWMVV, encoded by the coding sequence ATGGAAGCGATTGACCCGGCCTACGGCACGGCCACCCTGCTGCTCATAGCGGCGGGAGCCGTCGCCCTGCTGCTGTTCCTGATCATGAAGGTGAAGCTGCACGCCTTCGTGGCGCTCGTCCTGGTGAGCGTTCTGACGGCCCTGGTCGTCGGTTTCCCGCTCACGGGCATCCCCGCCGCCATGATGTTCGGCTTCTCCAGCACGCTGGGTTCGGTGGCCCTGCTCGTCGCCTTCGGCGTGATGCTGGGACGGCTGATGGAGGTCACCGGCGGAGCACAGGTGCTCGCCGACACCCTGATCGGCCGGTTCGGGGAGAAACGGGCCCCACTCGCCCTCGGCGTCGCCGCCCTGCTGTTCGGGTTCCCGATCTTCTTCGACGCCGGTCTGGTCGTCTTCCTGCCGATCATCCTCACCGTGGCCCGGCGCTTCGGCGGCTCCCTGCTGCTGTACGCGCTCCCCGCCGCGGGCGCCTTCGCGGCCATGCACGCGATCGTCCCGCCGCACCCGGGCCCCGTCGCCGCGGCCGAGGCGCTCGGCGGCAGCGTCGGCGTCATCCTGCTCGTCGGCATCCCGGTCGCCGTGGCGTCCTGGTACGTCGGTGTCCTGCTGGTCTCCCGCTATCTCGGGGCGCGCATCGACGTCTCCGTGCCCGTCGCGCTGTTCGGTGAGGTCAACGACGGGCGCGGGCAGGGAGCGCGCGACGGCGAGGAGGAGACCGGAGACGGCGCCGGCTCCGGTGCGGCGGCGCGGATGGACCGGAAGCCGCCGTCCTTCCGCACCGTCCTGCTGCTCCTGCTGGTGCCGCTCGTCCTGATCTCCTTCGACACCGTCCTCGACACCCTCACCGTCACCGGAGTTCTGGAGGAGGGCGAGAGCTGGGCCGCGTTCCTCAGCCTCCTCGGGCACACCCCGGTGGCCCTGCTGATCACCGTGCTCGTCGCGATCGCCGTCCTCGGCCGGCCCCGGGCCCGGATGACCGAGGTCACCAAGATCCTCGACGACGCCCTGGGGCCGATCTGCTCCATCATCCTGATCACCGGCGCCGGCGGCATGTTCGGCGGCGTCCTGCGGCTCAGCGGCATCGGTGACGCGCTGAGCGGCTCCCTCGCCGATCTCGGTATCTCGCTGATCGTCCAGGCGTTCGTCATAGCCACCCTGCTGCGAGTGGCGCAGGGTTCGGCGACGGTCGCCCTGACCACCACCGCCGGTCTCATCGCCGGCGCGGTCGCCGAAGCCGGTCTCGGGGACTTCCGGACCGCGCTCATAGTGATCGCCATCGCGGCGGGCGCGACGGTGCTGTCGCATGTGAACGACTCCGGCTTCTGGCTGGTCAGCCGCTTCTTCGGGATGGACGAGAAGACGACGCTGAAGACCTGGACGGTGATGGAGACCACGCTCGGCCTGTCGGCCTTCGTGATCGCGCTGGGTTTCTGGATGGTCGTCTGA
- a CDS encoding GNAT family N-acetyltransferase yields METRDSHYWPLYGLRITTPRLELRVPDIALLDALAAVAADGVHDPAEMPFSFPWTDGTPEERGRSTFQHVLRTVAEWSPDKWTLSLAVLRDGRVVGRQDMVTSDFAVTREGETGSWLGMAHQGKGIGTEMRAAVLHLAFEGLGARAMTTAAMTDNPRSIAVSRKCGYRPDGETVLAVRGEARTLCRMRLDRAGWEAHRTVPVEIHGLEPCRELLGLPRESVPFTGTG; encoded by the coding sequence ATGGAAACGCGCGACTCGCACTACTGGCCGCTCTACGGACTGCGCATCACCACCCCGCGCCTGGAACTGCGCGTCCCGGACATCGCGTTGCTGGACGCGCTGGCCGCCGTAGCGGCGGACGGGGTGCACGACCCGGCGGAGATGCCGTTCTCCTTCCCGTGGACGGACGGAACCCCCGAGGAGCGCGGCCGCTCCACCTTCCAGCACGTGCTGCGCACCGTGGCGGAGTGGAGCCCCGACAAGTGGACGCTGAGTCTCGCGGTGCTCCGCGACGGCCGAGTCGTCGGCCGGCAGGACATGGTGACCAGCGACTTCGCCGTGACGCGCGAGGGCGAGACCGGCTCCTGGCTCGGCATGGCGCACCAGGGCAAGGGCATCGGCACCGAGATGCGTGCCGCTGTGCTGCACCTGGCTTTCGAGGGGCTGGGTGCCCGCGCCATGACCACGGCAGCCATGACGGACAACCCGCGGTCGATCGCCGTGTCCCGGAAATGCGGCTACCGCCCGGACGGCGAGACGGTGCTGGCGGTACGGGGGGAGGCCCGGACCCTGTGCCGGATGCGTCTGGACCGTGCCGGCTGGGAGGCCCACCGCACCGTTCCGGTGGAGATCCACGGCCTGGAACCGTGCCGTGAACTCCTCGGCCTGCCCCGGGAGTCCGTACCTTTCACCGGGACGGGATGA
- a CDS encoding gluconokinase yields the protein MPTPHVVVVMGVSGTGKTTVGRLLADELGVPYAEADDFHPPANIEKMSVGIPLDDRDREPWLDAIGAWAHGRTGKGGVVSCSALKRAYRDRLRAAAPGLFFLHLAGDRDLIAQRLEQRRGHFMPGALLDSQFAALEPLREDEQGVTVSVTAEPEEITARAAASLRALPAPPVPPTLPTETPENPMERSHGSD from the coding sequence ATGCCCACCCCCCACGTCGTGGTCGTCATGGGTGTGTCCGGCACGGGCAAGACGACCGTCGGCCGGCTCCTGGCGGACGAGCTCGGCGTCCCGTACGCCGAGGCGGACGACTTCCACCCCCCGGCCAACATCGAGAAGATGAGCGTCGGCATCCCGCTCGACGACCGGGACCGCGAACCCTGGCTCGACGCCATCGGTGCCTGGGCGCACGGCCGTACCGGCAAGGGCGGGGTCGTCAGCTGCTCCGCCCTCAAACGGGCCTACCGCGACCGGCTGCGCGCCGCCGCGCCCGGACTCTTCTTCCTCCATCTCGCGGGCGACCGCGACCTGATCGCGCAGCGGCTCGAACAGCGCCGGGGCCACTTCATGCCCGGGGCCCTGCTGGACTCCCAGTTCGCCGCGCTCGAACCGCTGCGGGAGGACGAGCAGGGCGTCACGGTGTCCGTCACCGCGGAGCCGGAGGAGATCACCGCCCGCGCGGCCGCGTCCCTCCGCGCCCTGCCCGCACCACCCGTTCCCCCCACCCTCCCCACGGAGACACCGGAGAATCCAATGGAGCGTTCTCATGGAAGCGATTGA
- a CDS encoding acyl-CoA mutase large subunit family protein, translating into MARESGKKRMTESGLPIEPVYGPDSLKDWDADERLGEPGSYPFTRGVYPTMYTGRPWTMRQYAGFGTAVESNARYKQLIANGTMGLSVAFDLPTQMGHDSDAPIASGEVGKVGVAIDSIEDMRILFGGIPLDKVSTSMTINAPGALLLLLYQLVGEEQGVPADKLTGTIQNDVLKEYIARGTYIFPPKPSLRLIADIFKYCKAEIPKWNTISISGYHMAEAGASPAQEIAFTLADGIEYVRTAVAAGMDVDDFAPRLSFFFVARTTILEEVAKFRAARRIWARVMKEEFGAKNPKSLMLRFHTQTAGVQLTAQQPEVNLVRVAVQGLGAVLGGTQSLHTNSFDEAIALPTDKSARLALRTQQVLAYETDVTYTVDPFAGSYVVESMTDEVEAAALELMRKVEDMGGAVNAIERGFQKSEIERSAYRIAQETDSGERVVVGVNRFQLDEEEPYEPLRVDPAIEAQQAERLAKLRAERDQDAVDAALAEMRAAAEGTDNVLYPMKKALAAKATVGEVCNTLREVWGAYVPTDAF; encoded by the coding sequence ATGGCGCGCGAGTCCGGCAAGAAGCGAATGACCGAGTCCGGGCTGCCCATCGAGCCGGTCTACGGGCCGGACTCGCTCAAGGACTGGGACGCGGACGAGAGGCTCGGCGAGCCCGGCTCGTACCCCTTCACCCGCGGTGTCTACCCCACGATGTACACCGGGCGCCCCTGGACGATGCGCCAGTACGCGGGCTTCGGCACCGCCGTCGAGTCCAACGCCCGTTACAAGCAGCTGATCGCCAACGGCACCATGGGCCTGTCGGTCGCCTTCGACCTGCCGACCCAGATGGGTCACGACAGCGACGCCCCCATCGCGAGCGGTGAGGTCGGCAAGGTCGGTGTCGCCATCGACTCGATCGAGGACATGCGGATCCTGTTCGGCGGCATCCCGCTGGACAAGGTGTCCACGTCGATGACGATCAACGCCCCCGGCGCGCTGCTGCTCCTGCTCTACCAGCTCGTCGGCGAGGAGCAGGGCGTCCCGGCGGACAAGCTCACGGGCACCATCCAGAACGACGTGCTCAAGGAGTACATCGCCCGCGGCACGTACATCTTCCCGCCCAAGCCCTCCCTGCGGCTGATCGCGGACATCTTCAAGTACTGCAAGGCCGAGATCCCGAAGTGGAACACCATCTCGATCTCCGGCTACCACATGGCCGAGGCCGGGGCCTCGCCCGCGCAGGAGATCGCGTTCACCCTGGCCGACGGCATCGAGTACGTCCGCACGGCCGTGGCGGCCGGCATGGACGTGGACGACTTCGCGCCCCGGCTGTCGTTCTTCTTCGTCGCCCGGACGACCATCCTGGAGGAGGTCGCCAAGTTCCGCGCCGCGCGCCGGATCTGGGCGCGGGTGATGAAGGAGGAGTTCGGCGCCAAGAACCCCAAGTCGCTGATGCTGCGCTTCCACACCCAGACCGCCGGGGTGCAGCTCACCGCGCAGCAGCCCGAGGTGAACCTGGTCCGCGTCGCCGTGCAGGGCCTGGGCGCCGTGCTCGGCGGCACCCAGTCGCTGCACACCAACTCCTTCGACGAGGCCATCGCCCTGCCGACCGACAAGTCGGCGCGGCTGGCGCTCCGCACCCAGCAGGTCCTGGCCTACGAGACGGATGTGACGTACACCGTCGACCCGTTCGCCGGCAGCTACGTGGTGGAGTCGATGACCGACGAGGTCGAGGCCGCGGCCCTGGAGCTGATGCGGAAGGTCGAGGACATGGGCGGCGCGGTCAACGCCATCGAGCGCGGCTTCCAGAAGAGCGAGATCGAGCGCAGCGCGTACCGCATCGCGCAGGAGACGGACAGCGGCGAACGGGTCGTCGTCGGCGTCAACCGCTTCCAGCTCGACGAGGAGGAGCCGTACGAGCCGCTCCGTGTGGACCCGGCCATCGAGGCGCAGCAGGCCGAGCGGCTCGCCAAGCTGCGGGCGGAGCGCGACCAGGACGCGGTGGACGCGGCGCTGGCCGAGATGCGGGCCGCGGCCGAGGGCACGGACAACGTCCTCTACCCGATGAAGAAGGCGCTGGCGGCGAAGGCCACGGTCGGCGAGGTCTGCAACACGCTGCGGGAGGTCTGGGGGGCGTACGTCCCCACGGACGCGTTCTGA